A stretch of the Conger conger chromosome 3, fConCon1.1, whole genome shotgun sequence genome encodes the following:
- the csrnp3 gene encoding cysteine/serine-rich nuclear protein 3 yields MSGILKRKFEEVDGSSPCSSLRESDDEVSSSESGDSSDSVNPSASSHFPPSSILKREKRMRTRNVHFENVTVYYFSRRQGFTSVPSQGGSTLGMASRHSCIRQYTLGEFAQEQERIHRDMLKDHLKEEKLNSIKLKLTKNGTVESEEANALTVEDISDDDIDLDNTEVDEYFFLQPLTTKKRRALLRASGVKKIDVEEKHELRAIRVSREDCGCDCRIFCDPETCACSMAGIKCQVDRMSFPCGCTKEGCSNTAGRIEFNPIRVRTHFLHTIMKLELEKSREQQASAANGYHGDMGVHANPLVQAQHSLEYALADSVPPTALLHLQASEEMDDPIDDDDEEEEEDDEEDDEDNDDDEDDDGSSLCSGLSDSSTQSLAASDSEEDEDDDDDDKSDDFEDSMSASPVTHAEVVPLSSVLCYSDNAAHNGHANGNSYFSSSAAECYQLENLGTVGQTAEPYGEAQPFQERVANGNGAMFGIGSEQYPSYPRPSEERYTNHHFSVTNGGSSNMVCRAPDLENNVQSNGTCHDLPKGPSQMEIQNYLNNNSQEHYTNNGNCFMAEKPKDLSNGLSEASSLPDGSKTSPSLESFPQVAPV; encoded by the exons ATGAGTGGAATACTAAAGAGGAAGTTCGAGGAGGTGGATGGTTCCTCTCCGTGCTCGTCCTTGCGGGAGTCGGACGACGAGGTCTCCAGCAGCGAGAGCGGGGACAGCAGTGACAGTGTCAACCCCTCTGCCTCGAGCCACTTCCCCC cctCCTCCATACTGAAGCGCGAGAAGCGGATGAGGACCAGGAACGTGCACTTTGAGAACGTGACGGTGTACTACTTCAGCCGGAGGCAGGGCTTCACCAGCGTGCCCAGTCAGGGGGGCAGCACACTGGGCATGGCCAGCAGGCACAGCTGCATCCGGCAGTACACCCTGGGGGAGTTCGCCCAGGAGCAGGAGCGGATCCACCGGGACATGCTCAAAGACCACCTGAAGGAGGAGAAACTCAACTCCATAAAACTGAAG CTGACAAAGAACGGCACGGTGGAGTCGGAGGAGGCCAACGCGCTGACGGTGGAGGACATCTCGGACGACGACATCGACCTGGACAACACGGAGGTGGACGAGTACTTCTTCCTGCAGCCGCTCACCACCAAGAAGCGGAGGGCCCTGCTGAGGGCGTCGGGCGTGAAGAAGATCGACGTGGAGGAGAAGCACGAGCTGCGCGCCATCCGCGTGTCGCGAGAGGACTGCGGCTGCGACTGCCGGATCTTCTGCGACCCGGAGACCTGCGCCTGCAGCATGGCCGGCATCAAGTGCCAG GTGGACCGTATGTCTTTCCCCTGCGGCTGCACTAAGGAGGGCTGCAGCAACACCGCGGGCCGAATCGAGTTCAACCCCATCCGTGTCCGCACTCACTTCCTGCACACCATCATGAagctggagctggagaagaGCCGTGAGCAGCAGGCCTCCGCCGCCAACGGATACCACGGAGACATGGGCGTGCACGCCAACCCCCTGGTCCAGGCCCAGCACAGCCTGGAGTACGCGCTGGCCGACAGCGTCCCGCCCACGGCTCTCCTGCACCTCCAGGCCTCGGAGGAGATGGACGACCCCATCGACGACGAcgacgaagaggaggaggaggacgacgaGGAGGACGACGAGGACAACGACGACGACGAAGACGACGACGGCAGCAGCCTCTGCAGCGGCCTCAGCGACTCCAGCACCCAGAGCCTGGCGGCCAGCGATTCCGAGGAGGATGAGGACGATGACGACGACGACAAGTCGGACGACTTTGAGGACAGCATGAGCGCGTCTCCCGTGACCCACGCCGAAGTCGTGCCCCTGTCCTCCGTTTTGTGTTACTCAGACAACGCGGCGCACAACGGCCACGCCAACGGCAACTCCTACTTCTCCAGCTCCGCGGCAGAGTGCTACCAGCTGGAGAACTTGGGCACCGTCGGACAAACCGCGGAGCCCTACGGCGAAGCCCAGCCTTTCCAAGAAAGGGTGGCCAATGGCAATGGGGCTATGTTCGGCATCGGCTCTGAGCAGTACCCCAGTTACCCCAGGCCGTCTGAGGAACGTTACACCAACCACCACTTCTCGGTGACCAACGGCGGGTCCTCCAACATGGTCTGCCGTGCTCCTGACCTGGAGAACAATGTCCAGTCCAATGGGACGTGCCACGACCTGCCAAAAGGCCCCTCCCAGATGGAGATCCAGAACTACTTGAACAATAACTCGCAAGAGCACTACACCAATAACGGGAACTGTTTCATGGCAGAGAAGCCTAAGGACCTATCTAACGGGCTGTCTGAAGCGTCCTCCCTGCCAGACGGTAGTAAAACATCTCCCTCTCTAGAGAGCTTTCCCCAGGTCGCACCAGTTTAG
- the galnt3 gene encoding polypeptide N-acetylgalactosaminyltransferase 3: MAAFRRLLRRRVHPWKLVLVALVFVTFLLLIQREVVSQRPKEEPWLKEMADKRDAVLGMVIGAVNNFRDAMPKMQIRAPVRQPESAGSLSCLPGYYTAAELRPALERPSQDPGSPGASGKPFHTDNLSPAEQKEKERGEEKHCFNLFASDRISLSRDLGPDTRPPECIEQTFKRCPPMMTTSVIIVFHNEAWSTLLRTVYSVLHTSPAIFLKEIILVDDASTDEGLKDELDNYLKQLRAVRVVRQRERKGLITARLLGASVATGHILTFLDAHCECFQGWLEPLLARIAENYTAVVSPDITTIDLNTFEFMKPSPYGQNHNRGNFDWGLSFGWESLPDHEKHRRKDETYPIRTPTFAGGLFAISKEYFYHVGSYDEEMEIWGGENIEMSFRVWQCGGQLEIIPCSVVGHVFRTKSPHTFPKGTQVIARNQVRLAEVWMDEYKEIFYRRNQQAAQMARERSFGDVSRRVDLRQRLECRSFSWYLKNVYPEVFMPDLSPLKFGAVKNLGKDSCLDAGENNEGGKQLIMYPCHGLGGNQYFEYSTHHELRHNIQKELCLHGAEGIVKLEDCQYRGHDTFARTEQKWELKESQLLVNPGWQLCLSARHEHPSLVPCNPSDRYQHWVFA; this comes from the exons ATGGCTGCGTTTCGGAGGCTTCTGAGAAGACGGGTGCACCCCTGGAAACTGGTACTGGTGGCCCTAGTGTTTGTCACGTTTCTCTTACTGATCCAACGGGAGGTTGTCAGCCAGCGTCCCAAGGAGGAGCCCTGGCTGAAGGAAATGGCGGACAAACGGGATGCCGTGCTGGGCATGGTGATAGGGGCCGTCAATAACTTTCGGGACGCCATGCCCAAAATGCAGATCCGGGCCCCGGTCCGTCAGCCGGAAAGCGCCGGAAGCCTTTCCTGTCTGCCGGGTTATTACACAGCGGCCGAGCTGAGGCCCGCTTTAGAGAGGCCCTCCCAGGACCCCGGCTCCCCAGGGGCGTCAGGGAAGCCCTTCCACACGGATAACCTCAGCCCCGCTGagcagaaggagaaagagaggggagaagagaaGCACTGTTTCAACCTGTTCGCCAGCGACCGCATCTCGCTGAGCCGTGACCTGGGACCCGACACGCGACCACCGGA GTGCATCGAGCAGACGTTCAAGCGCTGCCCACCCATGATGACCACCAGCGTGATCATCGTCTTTCACAACGAGGCGTGGAGCACCCTTCTCCGGACGGTGTACAGTGTCCTGCACACCTCTCCCGCCATTTTCCTGAAGGAGATCATTCTGGTGGACGATGCCAGCACAGACG AGGGCCTGAAGGATGAGCTGGATAATTACCTGAAGCAGCTGCGTGCCGTGCGGGTCGTGCGTCAGCGGGAGAGGAAGGGCCTTATCACAGCTCGGCTGCTGGGCGCCTCGGTGGCCACTGGCCACATCCTCACCTTCCTTGACGCTCACT gtgagtgtTTCCAGGGCTGGCTGGAGCCTTTACTGGCGAGGATTGCAGAGAACTACACGGCCGTGGTGAGCCCCGACATCACCACCATCGACCTGAACACCTTCGAGTTCATGAAGCCCTCTCCCTACGGCCAGAACCACAACCGGGGCAACTTCGACTGGGGCCTGTCTTTCGGCTGGGAGAGTCTCCCCGACCACGAGAAACACAGGAGGAAAGACGAAACCTATCCCATCAG AACACCCACTTTTGCTGGCGGACTTTTCGCGATCTCAAAAGAGTACTTCTATCATGTCGGAAGCTATGATGAAGAAATGGAAATCTGGGGTGgagaaaacattgaaatgtcTTTCAGG GTGTGGCAGTGCGGGGGGCAGCTGGAAATCATCCCGTGCTCCGTCGTGGGGCACGTCTTCCGCACCAAGAGCCCCCACACCTTCCCCAAGGGCACCCAAGTGATCGCACGCAACCAGGTGCGCTTGGCCGAGGTCTGGATGGACGAGTACAAGGAGATCTTTTACCGTAGAAACCAGCAGGCCGCACAAATGGCCAGAGAG AGGTCGTTTGGTGATGTCTCCCGGCGCGTGGACCTCCGACAGAGGCTGGAGTGCAGGAGCTTCTCCTGGTATTTGAAGAACGTTTATCCTGAGGTCTTCATGCCTGACCTCAGCCCGCTGAAGTTTGGCGCG GTGAAGAATCTGGGTAAAGACTCTTGTCTGGATGCTGGCGAGAACAATGAGGGTGGCAAACAGCTGATTATGTACCCCTGCCATGGACTGGGCGGAAACCAG TATTTTGAATACTCCACGCACCACGAACTCCGGCACAACATCCAGAAGGAGCTGTGTCTTCATGGCGCGGAGGGGATTGTGAAACTGGAGGACTGCCAGTACAGAGGGCACGACACCTTCGCCCGCACCGAGCAGAAGTGGGAACTGAAGGAG AGCCAGTTATTGGTGAACCCCGGCTGGCAGCTGTGCCTGAGTGCCCGGCATGAACACCCCTCTCTGGTGCCCTGTAACCCCTCGGACCGCTACCAGCACTGGGTGTTTGCCTGA